Proteins co-encoded in one Populus trichocarpa isolate Nisqually-1 chromosome 10, P.trichocarpa_v4.1, whole genome shotgun sequence genomic window:
- the LOC7490386 gene encoding E3 ubiquitin-protein ligase SDIR1 isoform X1, with protein MSFVFRGARSDIENGFPSFVPERRTLRVHATRPVNSNSLVFLVTVLLLFMILNSHQMSPNFLLWLVLGVFFMATTLRMYATCQQLQAQAQAHAVMASGLLGHTELRLHMPPSIALATRGRLQGLRLQLALLDREFDDLDYETLRALDGDNVPNGTSMSEEEINALPVHKYKVTGPQNGGSSMQQASSSVSAEQKKQDTGNAIGSMKSSDDELTCSVCLEQVSMGEVIRTLPCLHQFHANCIDPWLRQQGTCPVCKFRAGSGWNENGQGGLDASYMV; from the exons ATGAGTTTTGTTTTCCGGGGAGCTCGATCTGATATCGAAAATGGCTTCCCTAGTTTTGTACCTGAACGACGTACACTG CGTGTTCACGCAACTCGGCCTGTCAATTCCAATTCACTTGTTTTTCTTGTCACAG TTCTCTTGCTATTCATGATTTTGAACTCGCACCAAATGTCACCTAATTTCctg CTTTGGCTAGTGCTTGGTGTGTTTTTTATGGCGACGACTTTGAGGATGTATGCAACCTGTCAACAACTCCAAGCTCAGGCGCAAGCCCATGCTGTGATGGCAAGTGGTCTTCTTGGTCATACTGAGTTGCGGTTGCATATGCCGCCATCCATAGCCCTTGCTACCAGAGGGCGTTTGCAAGGACTCAGGCTTCAGCTTGCACTTCTTGATCGAGAGTTTGATGACCTAG ATTATGAAACTTTGAGAGCACTGGATGGTGATAACGTTCCCAATGGCACTTCAATGAGCGAGGAAGAGATAAATGCCCTTCCAGTTCACAAATACAAGGTCACTGGTCCTCAAAA TGGTGGCTCCTCAATGCAACAAGCCTCTTCTTCTGTCTCGGCTGAG CAAAAGAAGCAAGATACAGGTAATGCTATTGGGAGCATGAAGTCTTCAGATGATGAGCTGACTTGCAGTGTGTGCTTGGAGCAAGTTAGCATGGGGGAAGTGATCCGCACCTTGCCATGTTTACATCAG TTCCATGCGAATTGCATTGATCCATGGCTACGGCAACAGGGAACATGCCCAGTCTGTAAATTTAGGGCAGGATCTGGGTGGAATGAAAATGGACAAGGTGGATTGGATGCTTCATACATGGTTTAG
- the LOC7490387 gene encoding peptidyl-prolyl cis-trans isomerase FKBP20-1 — translation MSDSIDLSGDGGVVKTILRKAKADALCPSDDLPLVDVQYEGTLAETGEVFDTTRMDNTVFSFELGKGSVIQAWEIAVKTMKVGEVAKITCKPEFAYGSAGSPPDIPPDATLIFEVELVACKPRKGSSVTSVSEERARLEELKKQRELAAAAKEEEKKRREEAKAAAAARIQAKLESKKGQGKGKGKAK, via the exons ATGAGTGATTCAATTGATTTATCCGGTGATGGAGGTGTTGTCAAGACAATCTTGAGGAAAGCGAAAGCTGATGCGCTTTGTCCTTCGGATGATCTTCCTCTTGTTGATG TTCAATACGAGGGCACACTTGCTGAAACCGGTGAAGTTTTTGATACGACACGCATGGATAATACTGTGTTCTCATTTGAACTTGGGAAGGGCTCGGTGATTCAGGCATGGGAGATTGCAGTGAAAACCATGAAG GTTGGGGAGGTTGCAAAAATTACTTGCAAACCAGAATTTGCTTATGGCAGTGCAGGTTCCCCGCCAGATATCCCACCTGA CGCAACTCTTATTTTTGAGGTGGAGTTGGTGGCCTGCAAGCCACGGAAGGGTTCCAGTGTGACCAGTGTTTCAGAAGAGAGGGCCAGGCTCGA GGAGCTGAAGAAGCAGAGGGAGCTTGCTGCAGCAGctaaagaggaagagaagaagaggagagaagaagCTAAAGCCGCCGCTGCCGCCAGAATACAAGCCAAGCTGGAATCGAAGAAAGGTCaagggaaggggaagggaaAGGCAAAATAG
- the LOC7490386 gene encoding E3 ubiquitin-protein ligase SDIR1 isoform X2, with protein MASLVLYLNDVHCVFTQLGLSIPIHLFFLSQLWLVLGVFFMATTLRMYATCQQLQAQAQAHAVMASGLLGHTELRLHMPPSIALATRGRLQGLRLQLALLDREFDDLDYETLRALDGDNVPNGTSMSEEEINALPVHKYKVTGPQNGGSSMQQASSSVSAEQKKQDTGNAIGSMKSSDDELTCSVCLEQVSMGEVIRTLPCLHQFHANCIDPWLRQQGTCPVCKFRAGSGWNENGQGGLDASYMV; from the exons ATGGCTTCCCTAGTTTTGTACCTGAACGACGTACACTG CGTGTTCACGCAACTCGGCCTGTCAATTCCAATTCACTTGTTTTTCTTGTCACAG CTTTGGCTAGTGCTTGGTGTGTTTTTTATGGCGACGACTTTGAGGATGTATGCAACCTGTCAACAACTCCAAGCTCAGGCGCAAGCCCATGCTGTGATGGCAAGTGGTCTTCTTGGTCATACTGAGTTGCGGTTGCATATGCCGCCATCCATAGCCCTTGCTACCAGAGGGCGTTTGCAAGGACTCAGGCTTCAGCTTGCACTTCTTGATCGAGAGTTTGATGACCTAG ATTATGAAACTTTGAGAGCACTGGATGGTGATAACGTTCCCAATGGCACTTCAATGAGCGAGGAAGAGATAAATGCCCTTCCAGTTCACAAATACAAGGTCACTGGTCCTCAAAA TGGTGGCTCCTCAATGCAACAAGCCTCTTCTTCTGTCTCGGCTGAG CAAAAGAAGCAAGATACAGGTAATGCTATTGGGAGCATGAAGTCTTCAGATGATGAGCTGACTTGCAGTGTGTGCTTGGAGCAAGTTAGCATGGGGGAAGTGATCCGCACCTTGCCATGTTTACATCAG TTCCATGCGAATTGCATTGATCCATGGCTACGGCAACAGGGAACATGCCCAGTCTGTAAATTTAGGGCAGGATCTGGGTGGAATGAAAATGGACAAGGTGGATTGGATGCTTCATACATGGTTTAG
- the LOC7490385 gene encoding aspartic proteinase PCS1, whose translation MVYLRLLVQLFISFIFLRSKQCFSSNQSPIILPLRIQNNHHISTRRLFSNSSSKTTGKLLFHHNVTLTASLTIGTPPQNITMVLDTGSELSWLRCKKEPNFTSIFNPLASKTYTKIPCSSQTCKTRTSDLTLPVTCDPAKLCHFIISYADASSVEGHLAFETFRFGSLTRPATVFGCMDSGSSSNTEEDAKTTGLMGMNRGSLSFVNQMGFRKFSYCISGLDSTGFLLLGEARYSWLKPLNYTPLVQISTPLPYFDRVAYSVQLEGIKVNNKVLPLPKSVFVPDHTGAGQTMVDSGTQFTFLLGPVYSALRKEFLLQTAGVLRVLNEPQYVFQGAMDLCYLIDSTSSTLPNLPVVKLMFRGAEMSVSGQRLLYRVPGEVRGKDSVWCFTFGNSDELGISSFLIGHHQQQNVWMEYDLENSRIGFAELRCDLAGQRLGLDVKNLA comes from the coding sequence ATGGTTTATCTTCGGCTTCTTGTCCAGCTATttatttccttcattttcttgcGATCCAAACAATGTTTCTCTTCAAATCAATCACCAATAATATTACCTCTAAGAATCCAAAACAACCATCATATCTCAACACGAAGACTCTTCTCCAATAGTTCTTCAAAAACCACGGGCAAGCTCTTATTTCATCACAATGTTACCCTCACTGCCTCTCTCACCATTGGCACGCCCCCACAAAACATTACAATGGTTCTTGACACAGGCAGTGAGCTTTCTTGGCTCCGTTGCAAAAAAGAACCGAACTTTACATCCATTTTTAATCCTCTTGCCTCCAAAACATACACTAAAATACCTTGTTCTTCACAAACCTGCAAGACACGAACCAGTGACCTTACCCTGCCCGTTACTTGTGACCCGGCCAAGCTCTGCCACTTCATCATCTCTTACGCTGATGCCTCTTCCGTTGAAGGCCACCTCGCATTTGAAACTTTCCGGTTCGGATCGTTGACGCGGCCCGCTACTGTTTTCGGGTGCATGGACTCGGGCTCTAGCTCCAATACAGAGGAAGATGCAAAGACAACCGGGTTAATGGGCATGAACCGTGGGTCATTATCATTTGTGAACCAGATGGGATTTAGAAAATTCTCATATTGCATATCGGGTCTTGACTCGACCGGTTTTTTGCTTCTTGGGGAAGCCAGATACTCGTGGCTTAAACCCTTAAATTACACTCCTTTGGTTCAAATTTCGACCCCTTTACCCTATTTTGATCGGGTCGCTTACTCGGTTCAGCTTGAGGGAATAAAGGTAAATAACAAGGTTTTGCCTTTGCCCAAATCGGTGTTTGTACCGGACCATACCGGAGCAGGGCAAACCATGGTCGACTCGGGTACCCAGTTCACGTTTTTATTGGGTCCGGTTTATAGTGCCTTGAGAAAAGAATTTCTATTACAAACTGCAGGGGTTCTAAGAGTTTTAAACGAACCTCAGTACGTGTTTCAAGGAGCAATGGATCTCTGTTATTTGATTGACTCAACTAGCTCTACCCTGCCAAATCTACCGGTTGTTAAGTTAATGTTTCGGGGAGCCGAGATGAGTGTATCGGGTCAAAGATTGTTGTATCGGGTTCCGGGTGAAGTTAGAGGGAAGGATTCAGTGTGGTGCTTTACTTTCGGAAACTCTGACGAGTTGGGAATTTCATCGTTCTTGATTGGTCACCACCAACAACAAAATGTTTGGATGGAGTATGATCTTGAAAATTCTAGGATTGGATTTGCGGAGTTAAGGTGTGATCTTGCTGGTCAACGGCTCGGCTTGGACGTCAAGAATTTAGCATGA
- the LOC7490386 gene encoding E3 ubiquitin-protein ligase SDIR1 isoform X3: MILNSHQMSPNFLLWLVLGVFFMATTLRMYATCQQLQAQAQAHAVMASGLLGHTELRLHMPPSIALATRGRLQGLRLQLALLDREFDDLDYETLRALDGDNVPNGTSMSEEEINALPVHKYKVTGPQNGGSSMQQASSSVSAEQKKQDTGNAIGSMKSSDDELTCSVCLEQVSMGEVIRTLPCLHQFHANCIDPWLRQQGTCPVCKFRAGSGWNENGQGGLDASYMV, translated from the exons ATGATTTTGAACTCGCACCAAATGTCACCTAATTTCctg CTTTGGCTAGTGCTTGGTGTGTTTTTTATGGCGACGACTTTGAGGATGTATGCAACCTGTCAACAACTCCAAGCTCAGGCGCAAGCCCATGCTGTGATGGCAAGTGGTCTTCTTGGTCATACTGAGTTGCGGTTGCATATGCCGCCATCCATAGCCCTTGCTACCAGAGGGCGTTTGCAAGGACTCAGGCTTCAGCTTGCACTTCTTGATCGAGAGTTTGATGACCTAG ATTATGAAACTTTGAGAGCACTGGATGGTGATAACGTTCCCAATGGCACTTCAATGAGCGAGGAAGAGATAAATGCCCTTCCAGTTCACAAATACAAGGTCACTGGTCCTCAAAA TGGTGGCTCCTCAATGCAACAAGCCTCTTCTTCTGTCTCGGCTGAG CAAAAGAAGCAAGATACAGGTAATGCTATTGGGAGCATGAAGTCTTCAGATGATGAGCTGACTTGCAGTGTGTGCTTGGAGCAAGTTAGCATGGGGGAAGTGATCCGCACCTTGCCATGTTTACATCAG TTCCATGCGAATTGCATTGATCCATGGCTACGGCAACAGGGAACATGCCCAGTCTGTAAATTTAGGGCAGGATCTGGGTGGAATGAAAATGGACAAGGTGGATTGGATGCTTCATACATGGTTTAG